Genomic window (Stenotrophomonas maltophilia):
TCTACCATCCGCGCTGCATCGATCCGAACGGCGGCTTCTTCCACTACTTCCGCGATGACGGCAGCATCTACGATGCCAGCCACCGCCACCTGGTGAGCAGTACCCGCTTTGTCTTCAACTATGCGATGGCCTACCGCGAGTTCGGCAATGCCGAGTACCGGGAGGCCGTCGAGCATGGCGCGCGCTACCTGCGCGAGGTGCACCGCAACCCGGCCACCGGCGGCTATGCCTGGACCCTGCGCGACGGCAAGGTCGAGGACGACATGAACCACTGCTACGGCGTGGCCTTCGTGCTGCTGGCCTACAGCTGCGCGCTGAAGGCCGGCATCGAGCAGGCCCGCGAGTGGATGGACGAGACCTGGCAGCTGCTGGAAGCACGCTTCTGGGAGCCGCAGCATGGCCTGTATAAAGACGAAGCCGATGGCCAGTGGAACTTCACCGGCTACCGCGGCCAGAACGCCAACATGCACATGTGCGAGGCGATGCTGGCCGCGTTCGAGGCCAGCGGCGAACAGCGCTATGTGGAGCGCGCGCTGCAGCTGGCCGACAACATGACCCGCCGCCAGGCCGCCAAGGCCGGTGGCCTGGTCTGGGAACATTACGATGTGAACTGGGAAATCGACTGGGACTACAACCTGGACGACCCCAAGCACCTGTTCCGCCCATGGGGATTCCAGCCCGGCCACCAGACCGAATGGGCCAAGCTGCTGTTGATCCTGGACCGCCATGTGCAGGCCGATTGGCTGGTGCCGACCGCGCAGCACCTGT
Coding sequences:
- a CDS encoding AGE family epimerase/isomerase, producing the protein MSTSPDFRSPAFLRAHIADTMAFYHPRCIDPNGGFFHYFRDDGSIYDASHRHLVSSTRFVFNYAMAYREFGNAEYREAVEHGARYLREVHRNPATGGYAWTLRDGKVEDDMNHCYGVAFVLLAYSCALKAGIEQAREWMDETWQLLEARFWEPQHGLYKDEADGQWNFTGYRGQNANMHMCEAMLAAFEASGEQRYVERALQLADNMTRRQAAKAGGLVWEHYDVNWEIDWDYNLDDPKHLFRPWGFQPGHQTEWAKLLLILDRHVQADWLVPTAQHLFDVAVARSWDDARGGLYYGFAPESRRQPGMDGAPIGGDSFVCDDDKYFWVQAETLATAALMAKRTGDDRYWQWYERIWAYSWEHFVDHQYGAWFRILDADNRKYSDEKSPAGKVDYHTMGACYEVLNVAR